The following proteins are co-located in the Poecile atricapillus isolate bPoeAtr1 chromosome 2, bPoeAtr1.hap1, whole genome shotgun sequence genome:
- the NFE2L3 gene encoding nuclear factor erythroid 2-related factor 3 isoform X4, with product MAEDVDLKACQGALGDCCPPQGEDQLELQEEEEKDINQVNLLEDTQVATSSKGQDPSSSDHNINLTQTLQNSFGPSDGMLLGTDYPTQLNSKPRHLQRQEFFPQSSSDITNPESLFHGSNLTGLFSAADIRNLTAHDDNFDEIKLMSLALEEGFSPIEVSQMFEEPGSDLGPSLNSNHCTTSYSICCEDSVGYSSGVKAVPSHGLGAVGGHCQENIKHSHMEYPGDTECSAEATLQQFLQNHTYNQLPNQTASTPQHHQQMWMKKSNEVKDRCHNSAATNQSRDECRAKALRIPFSVDEIASMSVDSFNAMLAKNQLTETQVSLLRDIRRRGKNKVAAQKCRKRKLNAILNLEEDVCNLQTQKETLKKEHSQCSKSINQIKQKLNYLYHEIFSKLRDDQGRPVNPCQYVIHCSSSGSVFIMPKHLAKSEQKQDNRKEQKQK from the coding sequence GTGAACTTACTGGAAGATACACAAGTTGCTACTTCTAGTAAAGGCCAAGACCCATCATCCTCAGACCACAATATAAATTTGACCCAGACACTTCAGAACAGTTTTGGTCCTTCTGATGGCATGCTACTAGGAACAGACTACCCCACTCAATTAAATTCAAAACCAAGACATTTACAAAGGCAAGAGTTCTTTCCTCAATCAAGCTCTGATATCACAAATCCAGAATCACTGTTTCATGGGTCAAATTTGACAGGGCTGTTTTCAGCTGCTGACATTAGAAATCTAACAGCCCATGATGATAATTTTGATGAAATTAAGCTCATGTCTTTGGCTTTGGAGGAAGGCTTTAGTCCTATAGAAGTTTCTCAGATGTTTGAAGAGCCTGGCTCAGATTTGGGACCATCTTTGAATTCAAATCACTGTACCACCTCTTATTCAATCTGCTGTGAAGATTCTGTTGGGTACAGCAGTGGTGTTAAAGCTGTTCCTTCACATGGCTTAGGAGCTGTTGGTGGCCACTGCCAAGAAAACATTAAGCACAGCCACATGGAATATCCGGGTGATACAGAGTGTTCTGCAGAAGCCACACTTCAGCAGTTTCTTCAAAATCACACATACAATCAGCTGCCAAATCAAACAGCATCCACTCCACAGCATCATCAACAGATGTGGATGAAGAAATCAAACGAAGTGAAGGATAGGTGCCACAATTCTGCTGCTACAAACCAGAGCAGAGATGAATGTCGTGCAAAAGCTCTGAGAATACCATTTTCAGTTGATGAAATTGCGAGCATGTCTGTTGACTCTTTCAATGCCATGCTAGCAAAGAACCAGCTAACAGAAACTCAGGTATCACTTCTGCGTGACATCAGAcgaagaggaaaaaacaaagtagCTGCACAAAAATGTCGTAAACGCAAACTGAATGCAATTCTTAACTTGGAAGAAGATGTGTGTAACCTCCAAACACAAAAGGAGACCCTTAAAAAGGAGCACTCCCAGTGTAGCAAATCTATCAACCagataaagcaaaaattaaactACTTGTACCATGAAATTTTCAGCAAGCTGAGGGATGACCAGGGTAGACCTGTTAACCCGTGCCAATATGTCATTCATTGCAGTAGCAGTGGTAGTGTTTTCATAATGCCCAAGCACTTGGCCAAATCTGAACAGAAACAAGATaacagaaaagagcagaaacaaaagtaa
- the HNRNPA2B1 gene encoding heterogeneous nuclear ribonucleoproteins A2/B1 isoform X1, producing the protein MPRGDRESDWREKEQFRKLFIGGLSFETTEESLRSYYEQWGKLTDCVVMRDPASKRSRGFGFVTFSSMAEVDAAMAARPHTIDGRVVEPKRAVAREESGKPGAHVTVKKLFVGGIKEDTEEHHLRDYFEEYGKIDTIEIITDRQSGKKRGFGFVTFDDHDPVDKIVLQKYHTINGHNAEVRKALSRQEMQEVQNSRSGRGGNFGFGDARGGGGNFGPGPGSNFRGGAGKTDGYGSGRGFGDGYNGYGGGPGGGNFGGSPGYGGGRGGYGGGGPGYGNQGGGYGGGYDNYGGGNYGSGNYNDFGNYNQQPSNYGPMKSGNFGGSRNMGGPYGGGNYGPGGSGGSGGYGGRSRY; encoded by the exons ATGCCTCGCGGCGACAGAGAAAGCGACTGG agggaaaaggagcagtTCCGCAAACTGTTTATTGGCGGCTTAAGCTTTGAAACCACAGAAGAAAGCTTGAGGAGTTACTACGAGCAATGGGGAAAGCTTACAGACTGTGTG gtAATGAGGGATCCTGCAAGCAAAAGATCaaggggttttggttttgtaacATTCTCTTCCATGGCTGAAGTTGATGCAGCTATGGCTGCAAGACCTCACACGATTGATGGAAGGGTGGTTGAGCCTAAGAGAGCTGTGGCTAGAGAG GAGTCTGGAAAACCTGGTGCTCATGTTActgtgaaaaaattatttgttggTGGTATTAAAGAGGACACTGAGGAGCACCACCTTCGTGACTACTTTGAGGAATATGGAAAAATTGATACTATTGAAATCATTACTGACAGACAGTCTGGTAAAAAGAGAGGGTTTGGATTTGTTACATTTGATGACCATGATCCTGTGGATAAAATTGTAT TGCAGAAGTATCACACCATCAATGGCCATAATGCAGAAGTAAGGAAAGCTCTCTCTAGACAGGAAATGCAGGAGGTTCAAAATTCTAGGAGTGGGAGAGGAG GGAACTTCGGTTTTGGTGATGCTCGTGGAGGCGGTGGCAACTTTGGTCCAGGACCTGGCAGCAATTTCAGAGGGGGAGCCGGTAAGACAG ATGGATATGGAAGTGGCCGTGGATTCGGTGACGGATATAATGGATATGGTGGAGGACCTGGAG GTGGCAACTTCGGTGGCAGTCCTGGTTatggtggaggaagaggaggctaTGGTGGAGGAGGACCTGGATATGGCAACCAGGGTGGAGGCTATGGAGGTGGTTATGACAACTATGGAGGAG GCAATTACGGAAGTGGAAACTATAATGATTTTGGCAACTACAACCAACAACCTTCAAATTATGGTCCGATGAAGAGTGGAAATTTTGGTGGCAGTCGGAACATGGGGGGACCATATGGTGGAG GAAACTATGGTCCAGGGGGCAGTGGAGGAAGTGGTGGATATGGAGGGAGGAGCCGTTACTGA
- the HNRNPA2B1 gene encoding heterogeneous nuclear ribonucleoproteins A2/B1 isoform X2: MPRGDRESDWREKEQFRKLFIGGLSFETTEESLRSYYEQWGKLTDCVVMRDPASKRSRGFGFVTFSSMAEVDAAMAARPHTIDGRVVEPKRAVAREESGKPGAHVTVKKLFVGGIKEDTEEHHLRDYFEEYGKIDTIEIITDRQSGKKRGFGFVTFDDHDPVDKIVLQKYHTINGHNAEVRKALSRQEMQEVQNSRSGRGGNFGFGDARGGGGNFGPGPGSNFRGGADGYGSGRGFGDGYNGYGGGPGGGNFGGSPGYGGGRGGYGGGGPGYGNQGGGYGGGYDNYGGGNYGSGNYNDFGNYNQQPSNYGPMKSGNFGGSRNMGGPYGGGNYGPGGSGGSGGYGGRSRY; this comes from the exons ATGCCTCGCGGCGACAGAGAAAGCGACTGG agggaaaaggagcagtTCCGCAAACTGTTTATTGGCGGCTTAAGCTTTGAAACCACAGAAGAAAGCTTGAGGAGTTACTACGAGCAATGGGGAAAGCTTACAGACTGTGTG gtAATGAGGGATCCTGCAAGCAAAAGATCaaggggttttggttttgtaacATTCTCTTCCATGGCTGAAGTTGATGCAGCTATGGCTGCAAGACCTCACACGATTGATGGAAGGGTGGTTGAGCCTAAGAGAGCTGTGGCTAGAGAG GAGTCTGGAAAACCTGGTGCTCATGTTActgtgaaaaaattatttgttggTGGTATTAAAGAGGACACTGAGGAGCACCACCTTCGTGACTACTTTGAGGAATATGGAAAAATTGATACTATTGAAATCATTACTGACAGACAGTCTGGTAAAAAGAGAGGGTTTGGATTTGTTACATTTGATGACCATGATCCTGTGGATAAAATTGTAT TGCAGAAGTATCACACCATCAATGGCCATAATGCAGAAGTAAGGAAAGCTCTCTCTAGACAGGAAATGCAGGAGGTTCAAAATTCTAGGAGTGGGAGAGGAG GGAACTTCGGTTTTGGTGATGCTCGTGGAGGCGGTGGCAACTTTGGTCCAGGACCTGGCAGCAATTTCAGAGGGGGAGCCG ATGGATATGGAAGTGGCCGTGGATTCGGTGACGGATATAATGGATATGGTGGAGGACCTGGAG GTGGCAACTTCGGTGGCAGTCCTGGTTatggtggaggaagaggaggctaTGGTGGAGGAGGACCTGGATATGGCAACCAGGGTGGAGGCTATGGAGGTGGTTATGACAACTATGGAGGAG GCAATTACGGAAGTGGAAACTATAATGATTTTGGCAACTACAACCAACAACCTTCAAATTATGGTCCGATGAAGAGTGGAAATTTTGGTGGCAGTCGGAACATGGGGGGACCATATGGTGGAG GAAACTATGGTCCAGGGGGCAGTGGAGGAAGTGGTGGATATGGAGGGAGGAGCCGTTACTGA
- the HNRNPA2B1 gene encoding heterogeneous nuclear ribonucleoproteins A2/B1 isoform X3 has protein sequence MKNMREKEQFRKLFIGGLSFETTEESLRSYYEQWGKLTDCVVMRDPASKRSRGFGFVTFSSMAEVDAAMAARPHTIDGRVVEPKRAVAREESGKPGAHVTVKKLFVGGIKEDTEEHHLRDYFEEYGKIDTIEIITDRQSGKKRGFGFVTFDDHDPVDKIVLQKYHTINGHNAEVRKALSRQEMQEVQNSRSGRGGNFGFGDARGGGGNFGPGPGSNFRGGAGKTDGYGSGRGFGDGYNGYGGGPGGGNFGGSPGYGGGRGGYGGGGPGYGNQGGGYGGGYDNYGGGNYGSGNYNDFGNYNQQPSNYGPMKSGNFGGSRNMGGPYGGGNYGPGGSGGSGGYGGRSRY, from the exons ATGAAGAACATG agggaaaaggagcagtTCCGCAAACTGTTTATTGGCGGCTTAAGCTTTGAAACCACAGAAGAAAGCTTGAGGAGTTACTACGAGCAATGGGGAAAGCTTACAGACTGTGTG gtAATGAGGGATCCTGCAAGCAAAAGATCaaggggttttggttttgtaacATTCTCTTCCATGGCTGAAGTTGATGCAGCTATGGCTGCAAGACCTCACACGATTGATGGAAGGGTGGTTGAGCCTAAGAGAGCTGTGGCTAGAGAG GAGTCTGGAAAACCTGGTGCTCATGTTActgtgaaaaaattatttgttggTGGTATTAAAGAGGACACTGAGGAGCACCACCTTCGTGACTACTTTGAGGAATATGGAAAAATTGATACTATTGAAATCATTACTGACAGACAGTCTGGTAAAAAGAGAGGGTTTGGATTTGTTACATTTGATGACCATGATCCTGTGGATAAAATTGTAT TGCAGAAGTATCACACCATCAATGGCCATAATGCAGAAGTAAGGAAAGCTCTCTCTAGACAGGAAATGCAGGAGGTTCAAAATTCTAGGAGTGGGAGAGGAG GGAACTTCGGTTTTGGTGATGCTCGTGGAGGCGGTGGCAACTTTGGTCCAGGACCTGGCAGCAATTTCAGAGGGGGAGCCGGTAAGACAG ATGGATATGGAAGTGGCCGTGGATTCGGTGACGGATATAATGGATATGGTGGAGGACCTGGAG GTGGCAACTTCGGTGGCAGTCCTGGTTatggtggaggaagaggaggctaTGGTGGAGGAGGACCTGGATATGGCAACCAGGGTGGAGGCTATGGAGGTGGTTATGACAACTATGGAGGAG GCAATTACGGAAGTGGAAACTATAATGATTTTGGCAACTACAACCAACAACCTTCAAATTATGGTCCGATGAAGAGTGGAAATTTTGGTGGCAGTCGGAACATGGGGGGACCATATGGTGGAG GAAACTATGGTCCAGGGGGCAGTGGAGGAAGTGGTGGATATGGAGGGAGGAGCCGTTACTGA